In a genomic window of Chrysemys picta bellii isolate R12L10 chromosome 1, ASM1138683v2, whole genome shotgun sequence:
- the PCDH20 gene encoding protocadherin-20: MTAVSEGMNYQGTGRRSQALGASWLPRSRHRQLEMGHLRSAGRTTSHRNLQHLFLFLLFIGPFNCFASYSRATELFYSLNEGLPAGVLIGSLAQDLRLHGVAAEGLPTRRGEPVLSFSLASQGLGGQYVSLDNRSGELHTSALQIDREALCLETGAGLSASLPAPSSEPCLLLLDVLVLPQEHFRLVKVKISIRDVNDNAPRFPVPNMRLWVPENAPIDTRLAIEHPALDPDLGTNAVQTYRLKDDYGVFTLDVEENESGERTPYLIVMGALDREDREEYVTLIIAEDGGTPPLLGSATLTIGISDINDNCPQFSDSQLNVTVYGNSSAGTHVATIHAVDMDLGSNAQISYSYSQKVPQPSRDLFHLDESTGAIKLSSKIDGDAPRLHRLTILANGPGCIPAVTTVLVSIIKVMLRPPEVVPRFIANEVEGVVYLKELEPVNTPIAFFTIKDPDEKYKVDCFLDGNGPFKLSPYKPYNNEYLLETTRPLDYEVQQLYEISVVAWNSEGFHVNKIIKVQVLDDNDNSPVFPQQLIELSIEENNAPNAFLTKLHATDADSGERGKVSYFLGPDAPSYFSLDKTTGVLTVSTQLDREEKEKYRYTVKAIDSGLPPRESLATVTITVLDKNDNSPRFINKDFSFFVPENFPGFGEIGVISVTDADSGQNGWVALSVVNGSDIFVIDTGKGVLRAKVSLDREQQSSYVLWVEAVDGGDPALSSTAKITILLLDINDNPPLVLFPQSNTSYLLVLPSTLPGSPITEVYAVDKDTGMNAVIAYSIIGRRGPRPESFRIDPKTGNITLEESLMQNDYGLYRLLVKVSDHGYPEPLHSTIMVNLFVNDTVSNESYIESLLRKEPDINIEEKEPQISIEPTHKKMESPSCVPTLVALSIISLGSITLVTGMGIYICLRKGKKHHRADENLEVQIPLNGRIDLHMLEKKPIEISNI, from the exons ATGACTGcagtttcagagggaatgaactacCAAGGGACTGGCAGGCGCTCGCAAGCCCTAGGAGCAAGCTGGCTTCCGAGGAGCAGGCACCGGCAGCTGGAGATGGGGCACCTACGCAGCGCTGGGCGCACCACCAGCCACAGAAACCTGCAG catttgttccttttcctgctcTTCATCGGCCCTTTCAACTGCTTTGCCAGTTACAGCCGCGCCACCGAGCTCTTCTACAGTCTCAACGAAGGGCTGCCGGCCGGGGTGCTCATCGGGAGCCTGGCACAGGACCTGCGGCTACATGGGGTGGCTGCGGAGGGTCTGCCGACCCGTCGCGGGGAGCCTGTGCTCTCCTTCAGCCTGGCCTCCCAGGGCCTGGGTGGCCAGTACGTGAGCCTGGACAACCGctcgggggagctgcacacctcAGCCCTGCAGATCGACCGCGAGGCGCTGTGCCTGGAGACCGGCGCTGGCTTATCTGCCTCTCTGCCAGCGCCATCCTCGGagccctgcctgctgctgctggacgtgctggtgctgccccaggagcactTCCGCCTGGTGAAGGTGAAGATCTCCATCCGTGATGTCAATGACAATGCGCCACGATTCCCCGTGCCCAACATGCGCCTCTGGGTACCCGAGAACGCCCCCATCGACACCCGCCTGGCCATAGAGCACCCGGCCCTCGACCCTGACCTGGGCACCAATGCGGTCCAGACCTACCGCCTTAAGGACGACTATGGGGTCTTCACCCTAGATGTGGAGGAGAATGAGAGTGGGGAGAGGACCCCCTACCTGATTGTTATGGGGGCTCTGGACAGGGAGGACAGGGAGGAGTATGTCACCCTCATCATCGCGGAGGATGGGGGGACCCCGCCGTTACTGGGCAGTGCCACCCTCACCATTGGCATCAGCGACATCAACGACAACTGCCCCCAGTTCAGCGATTCCCAACTCAACGTTACCGTCTATGGGAATTCCAGTGCAGGGACACACGTGGCCACCATCCACGCAGTTGACATGGACCTGGGATCCAATGCCCAGATCTCTTACTCTTACAGTCAAAAGGTCCCCCAGCCATCAAGAGACTTGTTCCATCTGGATGAAAGTACAGGAGCCATCAAGCTCTCTAGTAAGATCGATGGTGATGCTCCCCGGCTCCATAGGTTGACTATATTGGCCAACGGTCCTGGTTGTATCCCTGCTGTGACCACTGTGCTTGTGTCCATCATCAAAGTCATGTTGAGACCCCCTGAAGTGGTCCCTCGTTTTATAGCTAATGAAGTAGAAGGTGTGGTTTACTTGAAAGAATTGGAGCCTGTTAACACACCGATAGCATTTTTTACTATAAAAGACCCAGATGAAAAATATAAAGTGGATTGCTTTTTGGATGGCAATGGGCCATTCAAACTGTCACCATACAAACCATACAATAATGAATATTTATTAGAGACTACAAGGCCTTTAGACTATGAGGTACAGCAGCTCTATGAAATATCAGTGGTTGCATGGAACTCAGAGGGGTTTCATGTAAACAAGATAATTAAAGTACAGGTTCTGGACGATAACGACAACTCACCAGTTTTCCCTCAACAATTAATAGAATTATCTATTGAAGAAAATAATGCTCCCAATGCTTTTTTGACCAAATTGCATGCAACGGATGCTGACagtggagagagagggaaagtgTCCTATTTTCTAGGGCCTGATGCCCCTTCATATTTTTCTTTAGATAAAACGACAGGTGTTCTTACAGTTTCCACTCAGCTGGacagagaagaaaaagagaaatacAGATATACTGTTAAAGCAATAGATTCTGGATTGCCTCCCAGAGAATCGCTAGCAACTGTCACCATCACAGTTTTGGATAAAAATGACAATAGTCCTAGATTTATCAATAAGGATTTCAGTTTTTTTGTACCAGAAAACTTTCCAGGTTTTGGGGAAATTGGAGTTATCAGTGTTACAGATGCTGATTCAGGGCAAAATGGATGGGTAGCCCTTTCAGTTGTAAATGGAAGTGATATTTTTGTGATAGATACTGGCAAAGGAGTTTTGAGAGCTAAGGTCTCCCTCGACAGGGAGCAGCAAAGTTCCTATGTCTTGTGGGTTGAAGCTGTTGATGGAGGTGATCCTGCTCTTTCTTCTACTGCCAAAATAACTATCCTTCTTCTGGACATTAATGACAACCCCCCACTGGTCTTGTTTCCTCAGTCTAATACATCTTATTTGTTGGTACTTCCTTCTACTCTTCCTGGCTCTCCCATCACAGAAGTCTATGCTGTAGATAAAGACACTGGCATGAATGCTGTCATAGCTTACAGCATCATAGGTAGAAGAGGTCCACGGCCTGAATCATTTAGGATTGACCCTAAAACTGGTAATATCACCTTGGAAGAGTCACTGATGCAGAATGACTATGGTCTCTACCGGCTACTCGTAAAAGTTAGCGATCATGGCTATCCAGAGCCCCTCCATTCCACAATCATGGTGAACCTTTTTGTCAATGACACAGTGAGCAATGAAAGCTATATTGAAAGTTTGTTAAGAAAGGAACCTGACATTAATATAGAGGAAAAAGAGCCACAAATATCTATAGAGCCTACGCATAAAAAAATGGAGTCACCATCTTGCGTGCCTACCTTAGTAGCCCTGTCAATAATAAGCTTGGGCTCAATCACTTTAGTAACTGGGATGGGCATTTACATCTGTTTACGGAAAGGGAAAAAGCATCACAGAGCAGATGAAAATTTGGAAGTACAAATCCCACTAAATGGAAGAATTGACCTTCATATGTTGGAGAAGAAACCAATTGAGATTTCTAATATTTGA